CATCTCGCCGTCTCGCCGTCTCGCCCAGTCGTCCTCAGTCCCTTGGCAACGAGTAATAAACTCAAAAGGTGGAATAAGCACAAACAGACTAATAAACATTCCTCTTGATCTGCAAAAAAAGCTTCTTGAAAAAGAAGGAATAAAATTTAATAAAAAAGAAAAAATAGATCTAAAAAAATATTTATGGAGAAAGAGTTAAGATAATCAAACAGCTTTCTTAAAATATAAGGTTCAAGGGTTTCTTTCTTTGCTTAGTGCGATACAATATATTTGTTTTATCCATTTCTAAAGTTAAGGAGGATCAAATGTTCAAAAGATTATTATTTTCTTTATTTATTTTCATGGCATGCTCAATTTTTTGCAGTACTTATACTTTTGCACAAGACGAAGGGATTGAAGTTGAGCTTATAACTGGTGGACAGGCAAATTGTAGATTTAATGGTAAAGTACCTTTCCGAAGAATAAAAGCTAGCAATAACAACATTGTAACTGATGCATCTACAGGTAGAACTGAAGTCTCTATTAATTCAGAGCTGGATACAGAAAAGAACACCATTAATGCAAATATATTCACTGTAGTTGAAGCATTATCAAATCCAGCTACCCTTTTAAGTGGTGAGTCAGTAACTTTTGAAAGCACTGATTTTGAGTTTTCTATCTCTAAAGAAAGAAAAAGCGATGGGAAGATCATTGAAGTTACAAATGAAACTCCAGAAGGAGAAAGGACACAAGGTACTGTCACAATCTTAGTAGATACTTTTGTTGACAATAAAGCTAGTGGTACATTTCAAACCACTTTTACCAACACATTTAGAACTATTGAAAAGTTAGAAGAAGAT
This genomic interval from Candidatus Melainabacteria bacterium contains the following:
- a CDS encoding MGMT family protein, with amino-acid sequence MKTYRKVYNLVKKIPKGKVSTYGQIGQFLNLDPRVVGWALNRLANGRKKKLACQVTISPSRRLAQSSSVPWQRVINSKGGISTNRLINIPLDLQKKLLEKEGIKFNKKEKIDLKKYLWRKS